A portion of the Manihot esculenta cultivar AM560-2 chromosome 2, M.esculenta_v8, whole genome shotgun sequence genome contains these proteins:
- the LOC110610098 gene encoding LIM domain-containing protein PLIM2b: MVFSGTTEKCKACDKTVHFIEMITADGIPYHKTCFKCKHCNGLLVMSSYSSMDGVLYCKPHFEQLFKENGNYNNKYSSSGEKKTAQSKAPTKFSSMFSGTQDKCARCHKTAYPLEKVSVEGESYHKTCFRCSHGGCYLTTSSYAALDGVLYCKPHFAQLFKEKGSYNHIKVKQHEAEATEETEKPGGEEETKATPAPEPETEEVAAQDQS, from the exons ATGGTTTTCAGTGGAACTACAGAGAAATGCAAGGCTTGCGATAAGACTGTTCATTTCATTGAAATGATTACAGCCGATGGAATTCCTTATCACAAGACATGCTTCAAGTGCAAGCACTGCAATGGACTTCTTGtg ATGAGCAGCTATTCCTCAATGGATGGGGTCTTGTACTGCAAACCTCACTTTGAGCAATTATTCAAGGAGAATGGGAATTATAATAACAAATATTCATCAT CTGGAGAAAAGAAAACTGCACAG TCAAAGGCTCCAACCAAATTTTCCTCCATGTTCAGTGGCACTCAAGACAAGTGTGCACGCTGTCATAAAACTGCATACCCATTAGAGAAG GTGAGTGTGGAAGGAGAGTCGTATCACAAGACATGCTTCAGATGCTCCCATGGGGGTTGCTATCTCACAACCTCATCCTATGCTGCTCTAGATGGCGTTCTTTACTGCAAACCCCACTTTGCTCAGTTGTTCAAAGAGAAGGGCTCCTACAATCATATAAAAGTGAAGCAACATGAGGCAGAGGCAACAGAAGAGACAGAGAAACCTGGAGGGGAAGAAGAAACCAAAGCAACGCCTGCGCCAGAGCCAGAAACTGAGGAAGTTGCTGCACAAGACCAATCATAA
- the LOC110604311 gene encoding uncharacterized protein LOC110604311, giving the protein MAFNKPDHNDQGSLVDDNMIVLRVRMREMKMMEEFDYPPSHWMEWEKQYYAHHNYNTDVCEAVGLLQNFLMNIRPSIALGILALLFMCVLISTGVVFSYAVEITMRLILSVFHLR; this is encoded by the coding sequence ATGGCCTTTAATAAACCAGACCATAACGATCAGGGTAGCCTCGTGGATGACAACATGATTGTACTGAGAGTACGTATGAGGGAGATGAAGATGATGGAGGAATTTGATTACCCACCTTCGCATTGGATGGAGTGGGAGAAGCAATATTATGCACATCATAACTATAATACTGATGTTTGCGAAGCTGTAGGGTTGCTGCAAAATTTCTTGATGAATATTAGGCCAAGTATAGCTTTAGGGATTCTAGCACTTCTTTTCATGTGTGTGCTCATCTCTACTGGGGTGGTTTTCTCCTACGCTGTAGAGATCACCATGAGATTAATTTTGTCTGTGTTTCATCTTCGCTAA
- the LOC110604327 gene encoding uncharacterized protein LOC110604327, which translates to MEATQLFSSPMLSRRPFSRRKNKDGLAVVVKARQEGLNGGNYWGHTVDENMIVLRMRIKEMELLERSHNDEPCSDWMDWEKKYYVHYHADVCVAMGLLQNYLMNVRPSLGIGTLAALTFSVLLSAGVVLGHALEISKEITSGFHLHLS; encoded by the coding sequence ATGGAAGCAACCCAGTTGTTCTCATCTCCCATGCTTTCACGGCGACCGTTTTCTCGCCGGAAAAATAAAGATGGGCTGGCTGTTGTCGTCAAGGCAAGACAAGAAGGATTAAATGGAGGAAATTACTGGGGTCACACTGTGGACGAGAACATGATCGTGTTAAGAATGCGTATCAAGGAAATGGAATTGTTAGAGAGGAGTCATAATGATGAACCTTGTTCGGATTGGATGGACTGGGAAAAGAAATATTACGTGCATTATCATGCAGATGTTTGTGTGGCAATGGGGTTGTTGCAGAATTATTTGATGAATGTTAGACCTAGTTTGGGCATAGGAACCCTAGCAGCTCTCACCTTCTCTGTGCTATTATCTGCTGGAGTGGTGTTGGGTCATGCTCTAGAGATATCCAAGGAAATCACATCTGGTTTTCATTTACATCTTAGTTGA